Proteins from a genomic interval of Hoplias malabaricus isolate fHopMal1 chromosome 13, fHopMal1.hap1, whole genome shotgun sequence:
- the phb gene encoding prohibitin — MAKLFESIGKLGLALAIGGGVVNSALFNVDAGHRAVIFDRFRGVQDAVVGEGTHFLIPWVQKPIIFDCRSRPRNVPVVTGSKDLQNVNITLRILFRPVATQLPRIFTSIGEDYDERVLPSITTEVLKAVVARFDAGELITQRELVSRQVSEDLTERASTFGLILDDVSLTHLTFGKEFTEAVEMKQVAQQEAERARFVVEKAEQQKQAAIISAAGDSQAALLIANALADAGDGLVELRKLEAAEDIAFQLSRSRNVTYLPSGQGTLLQLPQ; from the exons ATGGCGAAGCTGTTCGAGTCCATCGGGAAGTTAGGATTGGCCTTGGCCATCGGAGGAGGTGTGGTTAACTCTGCCCTCTTTAATG TTGATGCTGGTCACAGAGCAGTAATCTTTGACCGGTTTAGAGGAGTTCAGGATGCTGTGGTTGGGGAAGGGACACATTTCCTTATCCCCTGGGTACAGAAACCGATCATTTTTGACTGCAGATCCCGACCCCGTAATGTTCCAGTCGTCACTGGAAGCAAAG ATCTGCAGAATGTAAACATTACACTAAGAATTCTGTTTAGGCCGGTAGCTACTCAGCTGCCAAGGATTTTCACTAGCATTGGTGAAGACTATGATGAAAGAGTTCTCCCCTCCATCACCACTGAAGTGCTGAAGGCTGTTGTA gCCAGGTTTGATGCAGGAGAGCTGATTACTCAGAGAGAGCTGGTTTCCAGGCAGGTTAGTGAAGATCTGACAGAGCGAGCATCCACCTTCGGCCTTATTCTAGATGACGTTTCGCTG ACACATCTGACATTTGGAAAAGAATTCACAGAAGCTGTTGAAATGAAACAGGTGGCCCAGCAGGAAGCTGAAAGGGCCAGGTTCGTTGTAGAAAAG GCAGAACAGCAGAAGCAGGCAGCCATCATCTCAGCTGCGGGTGACTCCCAGGCTGCCCTTCTGATCGCTAATGCCCTGGCTGATGCAGGCGATGGTCTCGTAGAGCTGAGGAAGCTGGAGGCAGCTGAGGACATCGCCTTCCAGCTCAGCCGTTCACGCAATGTCACCTATCTGCCCTCAGGGCAGGGCACACTGCTGCAACTCCCTCAGTGA